In Salmo trutta chromosome 24, fSalTru1.1, whole genome shotgun sequence, the DNA window CTACACTGGCCACCAATACTACCTGTGTCGAGGAGAGTATCCTGACTACAGTCGTTGGATGGGAACAAATGACAACATCAACTCATGCCACATCATCTCCTCGGTGAGCTCTCGGTTTGTATGACTGCCATGACAAAAATTAAATTATTCATGAACAGTTTATCAAAAGTTAATGAAGGTGTATTGCTCCAGTTAACTTTTTCTTGAAATAAAAGCAAAACATTTGCTTGtattctatgtttattttttagtACAAATAGTACACTCGCTATAAAAGTTTGTTCAGATCTATGTATAGTGGAATCTATATATATTTCACTCTCAAAAAGTAAACTTGGAGCAATCTAATTTTGGGCATAAATTATGCAAATGATAAAGTGTGGAATTCTGCGTTAACATGAACCTGAGAGATCATTACTAAATTCTTGAAGGGTTTTCAATCTTGTGATTAAATGTCACTTAATACATTTGTAACAAGtcggtgcaggtgtgtgtgtgtaggggtgggggtgtgtaacCATAAGGATTTGTAATGCTCCTCTGATTATCAGATAAAGATAGAAGTTCTAAGATGGCACAATTATAATGTCTTTTTTCACCTTCTCAAATCAATAACAGGTGCCTGGATCCTACAACATGCGTCTCTTTGAGAGAATAGAGTATGGTGGGCAGATAATGGATCTGGTGGATGACTGTCCCAGTGTCATGGATCGTTTCCACATCAATGACATTTTCTCTTGCAATGTGATAGGAGGAAACTGGCTGTTCTACGAGCACCAAAACTACGGGGGAAGGATGTACCTTATAAAGCCTGGGTATTACAGGAGATTCAGCGAATGGGGCGGCAGGAGTGCCAGAGTGGGTTCTATTCGACGAATCATGGACTACTAAACATACCCTCCTATCAATTAATTGGACGATGTGGCTAGCATCTCTGCGGATAGCTAGGACTCATGGTGGGACAATAACTCAATCACTCAAGTCAAGAGATTGGACACCCCACCCTCACTTCACGTTAATGGATCATCTAATTTCCTGTTACTGGTATAAAACACAAACATAAAAGTATAGAGAAGGTGAAAATGAAATCAGAGAAGATGTCGAACGAACCTCAACGACATGACGGGATATAAGAAGTTCCAAGGAGAGACAACTGATTACAAAGCCTATGGGCAAAAATTATACTTTTAAATTGGAATATCTTCAACAAAAACAAAGAGGACCAATGCAATACACACTTCACAGTTTTAAAATACCTGTGTTGTTATGGCATGTTTAGCTGATCAGGTTCTTAATTTTTTTTGAATATTTTCACTTTGATGTAATATTGACACTTGTATATGATGGACCAATACTTATCAATGATGATTACTGACTATATCATTTGATCACATTCAGTCTGCAAATGGTAGCAAGTCTCTGGCTCTGTTCTTGACCAATGACTCAGTGCTACAATAAACAAATGGAAACATGGAACTCTAATATTCTAGTAATTAACTATTCAATAATCCCACCACAATTACCAGATGGCATATAACACAATTAAAATATCTGCCAGATATGGGTTTATTATAGAGATGCATATTCTGATCGTTCTATTGACTGACTATTTATCTTACTGATATATTTGTCAGGGGCCATGCAAAACAAATGTTTCACCAGATTTTAGCTACCTAGCTTATTTTCATTTGCAGCCCCTATGCGTTGTAACCTTGACTTtatgaaacagtgaattataaagcAAAGGTGTCCATGGATGTTTTCTCAATATCGAGGACAGGTAAGACCATGTTGGTAAAGGTAGA includes these proteins:
- the LOC115160918 gene encoding gamma-crystallin S-1-like — encoded protein: MFTIYVTGGVFKGLGRPHRQGTTSPATMGKIIFYEDKDYGGRHFECNGDCTDMLGLLSRCNSIKVTCGCFMIYEKPNYTGHQYYLCRGEYPDYSRWMGTNDNINSCHIISSVPGSYNMRLFERIEYGGQIMDLVDDCPSVMDRFHINDIFSCNVIGGNWLFYEHQNYGGRMYLIKPGYYRRFSEWGGRSARVGSIRRIMDY